One part of the Coffea eugenioides isolate CCC68of chromosome 10, Ceug_1.0, whole genome shotgun sequence genome encodes these proteins:
- the LOC113750776 gene encoding 1-aminocyclopropane-1-carboxylate oxidase 5-like, giving the protein MAIPVIDFSKLSGEERAKTMAQIANGCEEWGFFQLVNHGISEELLEKVKKVASECFKLEREEGFKNSTKVKLLNELMEKKSTDRLENVDWEDVFLLSDNNENEWPSKTAKFKETMEEYRAELKKLAENLMEIMDENLGLPKGYIKKAFNGGEEDNAFFGTKVSHYPPCPNPEKVIGLRAHTDAGGVILLFQDDKVGGLQILKDGEWIDVQPLPNSIVINTGDQIEVLSNGRYKSVWHRVLATQDGNRRSLASFYNPSLNATISPAPELIEKAQGKDNQEGAYPKFVFGDYMSVYVQQKFLPKEPRFQAVKAK; this is encoded by the exons ATGGCAATTCCAGTGATTGATTTCTCAAAGCTTAGTGGAGAGGAAAGAGCCAAAACTATGGCACAGATTGCTAATGGATGTGAAGAATGGGGATTCTTTCAG TTGGTGAATCATGGGATTTCTGAAGAGCTTCTTGAGAAGGTGAAGAAGGTCGCATCCGAGTGCTTCAAGCTGGAAAGAGAAGAGGGTTTCAAGAATTCAACCAAAGTAAAGTTGCTGAATGAACTGATGGAGAAGAAGAGCACTGACAGATTGGAGAATGTGGACTGGGAAGATGTCTTCCTTCTCTCAGATAACAATGAAAATGAATGGCCATCAAAGACTGCCAAATTCAA GGAAACCATGGAGGAGTATAGAGCAGAACTTAAGAAACTGGCAGAGAATCTCATGGAAATAATGGATGAAAACCTGGGCTTACCAAAAGGTTACATCAAAAAGGCTTTCAACGGTGGAGAAGAAGATAATGCATTTTTTGGCACTAAGGTCAGCCATTATCCACCATGCCCAAATCCTGAAAAAGTCATTGGCCTCCGAGCTCACACTGATGCTGGAGGTGTCATCTTGCTCTTCCAAGATGATAAAGTTGGAGGCCTGCAAATCCTGAAAGATGGCGAATGGATCGATGTTCAACCTCTTCCCAATTCTATTGTCATCAATACTGGAGATCAAATCGAAGTCCTGAGCAACGGGCGATATAAGAGCGTTTGGCACCGTGTTTTGGCCACCCAAGATGGAAACAGAAGATCCCTTGCTTCATTTTACAATCCATCACTCAATGCAACGATATCTCCTGCTCCTGAGTTAATCGAAAAAGCTCAGGGTAAAGACAATCAAGAAGGTGCCTACCCTAAGTTTGTGTTTGGTGATTACATGTCCGTTTACGTTCAGCAGAAGTTTCTTCCAAAAGAACCAAGATTCCAAGCTGTTAAAGCCAAGTGA